One stretch of Rosistilla oblonga DNA includes these proteins:
- a CDS encoding c-type cytochrome domain-containing protein, whose translation MKTNKFLGIVFCLAFLSSSAAIAAGPLNADGQVIDFQRDVAPILRTKCLSCHGPDDAKNDFRVDDPEIMADYIEAGDHESSSLYIDYIVAEDPDMLMPPESEGPMSPAEIAILRLWIEEGANWPEDAQVVLSDPAAVDVVIVEPVPVPDSLASRVWAFQGYLHPATVHFPVALLTFGAAFVVLGYKWPQLAHPIPFACLLCGALSAIAASAMGWSFADQEGYGSWSKGLEASISRHRWTGVGVTITSVAFALIAIKAEMNENLRLRKVWQIGLLISAGMVGLVGHIGGELTYGEEFYHKAFEILSGTDSELPVIEIETVSTDGES comes from the coding sequence ATGAAAACAAACAAATTTCTTGGGATCGTCTTTTGCTTGGCGTTCCTCTCCAGCTCAGCCGCGATTGCCGCGGGCCCTTTAAATGCTGACGGCCAAGTCATCGACTTCCAGCGCGACGTCGCGCCGATCTTGCGAACCAAGTGCCTCTCCTGCCACGGCCCCGACGACGCCAAAAACGATTTCCGCGTCGACGATCCGGAGATCATGGCCGACTACATCGAAGCCGGCGATCACGAATCGAGTTCGCTGTACATCGACTACATCGTCGCCGAAGATCCCGATATGCTGATGCCGCCGGAATCCGAAGGGCCGATGTCTCCTGCGGAGATCGCGATCCTTCGGTTGTGGATCGAAGAGGGAGCGAATTGGCCCGAAGACGCACAGGTCGTTCTCAGCGATCCAGCCGCCGTCGACGTCGTCATCGTCGAACCGGTCCCGGTTCCCGACAGCCTGGCCAGCCGCGTTTGGGCGTTCCAAGGCTATCTGCATCCGGCCACGGTCCACTTCCCCGTCGCGCTGCTCACCTTTGGCGCGGCCTTTGTCGTATTGGGATACAAGTGGCCGCAACTCGCCCATCCGATTCCCTTCGCCTGCCTGTTGTGCGGTGCACTCTCGGCGATCGCCGCTTCGGCGATGGGCTGGTCCTTTGCGGACCAAGAGGGATACGGCAGTTGGTCCAAAGGGCTGGAAGCTTCGATCTCGCGGCACCGTTGGACGGGCGTCGGTGTGACGATCACCTCCGTCGCGTTTGCCTTGATCGCGATCAAAGCTGAAATGAACGAGAACCTCCGTTTGCGTAAGGTCTGGCAAATCGGTCTGTTGATCAGTGCCGGGATGGTTGGCCTGGTCGGCCACATCGGCGGCGAACTGACCTACGGCGAAGAGTTTTATCACAAAGCTTTCGAGATCCTGTCCGGTACGGATTCGGAACTGCCGGTGATCGAAATCGAAACGGTTTCGACCGACGGCGAATCTTAA
- the trpA gene encoding tryptophan synthase subunit alpha, with the protein MSLLDETFAKLRSEGRKALLPFITAGDPDLDFTGDLLKDFGKAGVAACEVGVPYSDPVADGPVIQASYQRALESGFRLQQLFEMRKRVAAEVTIPTLTMASYAIIYRVGLERYIEQSQEAGFCGVIVPDLLVEEAAEFSKLCADRDFNLIQLVTPTTPRERQVRIAESSSGFLYFVSVTGITGERNELPPQLIDNVGWLREQTDVPVCIGFGISQPEHVAKLGPVADGLIVGSAIVRRIAQANAENRGEVRGEIDRYVREMLAAINAVK; encoded by the coding sequence ATGTCGTTGCTCGACGAAACCTTTGCCAAATTACGATCCGAGGGGCGCAAGGCCCTGCTTCCCTTCATCACGGCCGGCGATCCCGATCTCGACTTCACCGGCGACCTGCTGAAAGACTTCGGCAAGGCGGGCGTTGCGGCGTGTGAAGTCGGCGTCCCCTACAGCGATCCGGTCGCCGACGGGCCGGTGATCCAAGCCTCCTATCAACGGGCCCTCGAATCGGGCTTTCGATTGCAACAGCTGTTCGAGATGCGAAAGCGCGTTGCGGCGGAAGTCACGATCCCAACGCTGACGATGGCCAGTTACGCGATCATCTACCGCGTGGGGCTGGAACGCTACATCGAGCAATCGCAAGAGGCTGGATTCTGCGGCGTGATCGTCCCCGATCTGTTGGTCGAAGAGGCGGCGGAGTTTTCCAAACTTTGCGCCGACCGCGACTTCAACCTGATCCAATTGGTCACTCCCACCACGCCACGGGAACGCCAGGTGCGGATCGCTGAATCGTCGTCGGGCTTCTTGTATTTCGTCTCGGTAACCGGGATCACCGGCGAGCGGAACGAACTGCCGCCGCAACTTATCGACAACGTCGGGTGGTTGCGTGAACAGACCGACGTCCCCGTCTGCATCGGGTTTGGAATCAGCCAGCCCGAACACGTCGCCAAGCTGGGCCCGGTAGCGGATGGCTTGATCGTCGGATCGGCGATCGTGCGACGGATCGCTCAAGCCAACGCGGAGAATCGCGGCGAGGTCCGTGGCGAGATCGATCGCTACGTCCGCGAGATGCTGGCCGCAATCAACGCAGTCAAATAG
- a CDS encoding FxsA family protein — protein sequence MFLKLLLAFTIIPLVELAMLIQLSKATSLLVTVGIVIFTGIVGSMLARWQGALAWQRFRQALAEGRMPAPEVQDGLLIFFAAGMLLTPGLLTDAMGFLLLIPQTRLLARHFLAVRIGSRFQIQTFGFGENAQPTQSDPNTIDAAAASVRSDKRTDS from the coding sequence TTGTTTCTCAAATTGCTGCTCGCTTTTACGATCATCCCGCTCGTCGAATTGGCGATGCTGATTCAACTGTCCAAGGCGACCAGTCTGCTGGTGACCGTCGGGATCGTGATATTCACCGGGATCGTCGGATCGATGCTCGCCCGTTGGCAGGGGGCGCTCGCCTGGCAACGCTTTCGCCAGGCGCTGGCTGAAGGACGTATGCCCGCTCCTGAAGTCCAGGACGGACTGCTGATCTTCTTTGCCGCCGGGATGCTGCTGACTCCCGGGCTGCTGACCGATGCGATGGGCTTTCTGTTGTTGATCCCGCAGACGCGGTTATTGGCTCGGCACTTCCTGGCCGTTCGGATCGGCAGTCGCTTTCAAATTCAAACCTTCGGGTTTGGCGAAAACGCTCAGCCAACGCAGTCGGATCCCAACACGATCGATGCCGCCGCCGCGTCGGTCCGCAGCGACAAGCGGACCGACAGCTGA
- a CDS encoding ABC transporter permease yields MAEPNQGPHYGRVLLTFARNSLVRDMTFRANFLFQCISSVSWTLMNVGFYLIIFQYTNSIGEGTGWHKHQFFLFLATTWFINSLVQAFFMPNAEEFSELIRTGGLDFALLKPIDTQFLVSFHKVDWSSLSNFAVGLVLAAISLSYLITDPVAPLQITATMVILYPLFILCGVAIMYSLMISLSATSIWLGRNQTLYNFWFYITNFSRYPMEIYQNGWGWSLWGLFTFVIPVLVVVNVPARIIAKPLDPRAAWEWPLAGFMLFATVVCLVASRWVFRKALLSYRSASS; encoded by the coding sequence ATGGCTGAACCCAACCAAGGCCCGCACTACGGACGCGTCCTGCTGACGTTTGCCCGCAACAGCTTGGTCCGCGACATGACGTTTCGGGCCAACTTTTTGTTCCAGTGCATCAGCAGCGTCTCCTGGACGTTGATGAACGTCGGCTTCTACTTGATCATCTTCCAGTACACCAATTCGATTGGTGAAGGGACCGGTTGGCACAAGCACCAGTTTTTCCTGTTCCTGGCGACGACCTGGTTTATCAACAGCCTGGTCCAAGCTTTTTTCATGCCCAACGCCGAAGAGTTCAGCGAATTAATCCGCACCGGCGGGCTCGATTTCGCCCTGCTCAAACCGATCGACACGCAGTTTCTGGTCTCGTTCCATAAAGTCGATTGGTCCAGCCTGTCGAACTTTGCCGTCGGTCTGGTTCTGGCAGCGATTTCGCTCAGCTACCTGATCACCGATCCCGTCGCTCCGCTGCAGATCACCGCCACGATGGTCATCTTGTACCCGCTGTTCATCCTCTGCGGCGTCGCGATCATGTACAGCTTGATGATCTCGTTATCGGCGACAAGCATCTGGCTGGGCCGCAACCAAACGCTCTACAATTTTTGGTTCTACATCACCAACTTCAGCCGCTATCCGATGGAGATCTATCAGAACGGTTGGGGCTGGAGCCTGTGGGGGCTGTTCACGTTTGTGATCCCCGTGCTGGTCGTCGTGAACGTCCCGGCGCGGATCATCGCCAAGCCGCTGGATCCGCGGGCGGCTTGGGAATGGCCGCTGGCTGGATTCATGCTGTTTGCGACCGTCGTCTGCCTGGTCGCCAGCCGTTGGGTGTTCCGCAAAGCCTTGCTCAGCTACCGCAGCGCCAGCAGCTGA
- the trpB gene encoding tryptophan synthase subunit beta — translation MSGTLPKALSPQSVPDSAGRFGSFGGRFVPETLTRALDELVAEYDKAKADPSFQEELDGLWKTFVGRPSPLYFARRLTEACGGAQIWLKREDLNHTGAHKINNTLGQALLTLRMGKTRVIAETGAGQHGVATATACAHFGLPCVVYMGAEDIRRQKPNVFAMKLLGAEIRAVESGSRTLRDAVNEAMRDWMSSVEDTHYIIGSVIGPHPFPMMVRDFQSVIGREARVQSLEAFDGKLPDCVVACVGGGSNAAGIFAPFVADDGVRLVGVEAGGRSSEPGQHASPLTFGRPGVLHGSYSYVMQDDDGQTCDVHSMSAGLDYPGVGPEHSYWKDTGRAEYIQCRDDEAMKAFDMLAKSEGILPALESSHAIAKGMEVAGKMSPDQNLVICLSGRGDKDAMELARLRGEEW, via the coding sequence ATGTCAGGCACCCTGCCCAAGGCACTCAGCCCTCAATCTGTTCCCGATTCGGCGGGCCGTTTTGGTTCGTTTGGCGGTCGTTTTGTTCCCGAAACACTCACCCGAGCGTTGGACGAACTGGTCGCGGAATACGACAAAGCGAAAGCCGATCCGTCGTTCCAAGAGGAGCTCGATGGGCTGTGGAAGACGTTTGTCGGCCGCCCCTCGCCACTCTACTTTGCTCGGCGGCTGACCGAAGCCTGCGGCGGCGCTCAGATCTGGCTCAAACGCGAAGATCTGAACCACACCGGGGCGCATAAAATCAACAACACCCTGGGCCAAGCACTGCTGACGCTGCGGATGGGGAAGACTCGCGTGATCGCCGAGACCGGTGCCGGCCAGCACGGCGTCGCCACCGCGACCGCGTGCGCTCACTTTGGACTGCCTTGCGTGGTCTATATGGGGGCCGAAGACATTCGCCGCCAGAAGCCAAACGTGTTTGCGATGAAGTTGCTTGGGGCGGAGATCCGAGCTGTCGAAAGCGGTTCGCGAACACTCCGCGACGCCGTCAACGAAGCGATGCGCGACTGGATGAGTAGCGTCGAGGACACGCACTACATCATCGGATCGGTGATCGGCCCGCATCCGTTCCCGATGATGGTCCGCGATTTTCAATCGGTGATCGGCCGCGAAGCCCGCGTCCAAAGCCTGGAAGCTTTCGACGGTAAGCTGCCCGATTGCGTCGTCGCGTGCGTCGGCGGTGGCAGCAACGCCGCTGGCATCTTCGCTCCTTTTGTCGCCGACGACGGCGTCCGCTTGGTCGGCGTCGAAGCCGGGGGACGCAGCAGCGAACCGGGCCAACACGCCTCGCCCCTGACCTTTGGGCGTCCCGGCGTTTTGCACGGCAGCTACAGCTATGTGATGCAGGACGACGACGGCCAGACCTGCGATGTCCATTCGATGTCGGCTGGCCTCGATTATCCCGGCGTCGGCCCCGAGCACAGCTATTGGAAGGATACCGGCCGAGCGGAATACATCCAGTGCCGCGACGACGAAGCGATGAAGGCGTTCGACATGTTGGCCAAGAGCGAAGGGATTCTGCCGGCGCTGGAGAGCAGTCACGCGATTGCTAAGGGGATGGAAGTCGCGGGGAAGATGAGCCCCGACCAGAACTTGGTCATCTGTCTGTCGGGTCGCGGCGACAAGGATGCGATGGAGTTGGCGCGGTTGCGCGGCGAAGAGTGGTAG
- a CDS encoding NUDIX domain-containing protein has product MDTNKDRADRRQRTGMGVVGVILREDRFLLIRRSKTVTAPGFVCFAGGGVEAGESEQDALVREMQEELAIDIVPTQRIWESVTRWGTELGWWLIEAAHDLDPVPNPAEVEEIFWLKRSEITPRRDLLGSMPDFLGAWQQGAFKLPIDY; this is encoded by the coding sequence ATGGACACAAACAAGGATCGTGCCGATCGACGCCAACGGACCGGGATGGGAGTCGTCGGTGTCATTTTACGCGAAGATCGGTTTCTGTTGATCCGTCGCAGCAAAACGGTCACCGCGCCGGGATTCGTCTGTTTCGCTGGCGGCGGCGTCGAAGCGGGAGAGTCGGAACAGGACGCCTTGGTTCGCGAGATGCAAGAAGAACTGGCGATCGACATCGTCCCCACCCAACGGATCTGGGAGAGCGTTACGCGATGGGGGACCGAACTGGGATGGTGGTTGATCGAAGCGGCCCACGATTTGGATCCGGTTCCCAACCCAGCAGAGGTCGAAGAGATTTTCTGGCTCAAGCGAAGCGAGATCACTCCGCGGCGGGATCTGTTGGGCAGCATGCCCGATTTTTTAGGAGCCTGGCAGCAAGGGGCGTTCAAGCTGCCGATCGATTACTGA
- the mutM gene encoding bifunctional DNA-formamidopyrimidine glycosylase/DNA-(apurinic or apyrimidinic site) lyase: protein MPELPEVETMRRGILPIVGATISSVQRPPCHCRPISIKPRIDHLDRRASGRKITDIDRLGKRVVIHLDDGQAIVIEPRMSGLVLLADPPGIEHLRLRIELTGVTHRELLFWDRRGLGTVRLLSTEELRALVTERLGPDALQISADQLRGALRASRRAIKVALLDQSVVAGIGNLYAAEILHLAGVDPRTRCDQLSGPQWQRIQAAIGQILETAIRHEGSTLSDGTYRNALNDPGNYQSQHQVYDRADQMCYRCDRGPITRIVQAQRSTFYCPTCQQKRGLHESLADYRS from the coding sequence ATGCCTGAATTGCCTGAAGTCGAAACGATGCGCCGCGGTATCCTGCCGATCGTGGGAGCCACGATTTCCAGCGTCCAGCGGCCGCCGTGCCATTGCCGGCCGATCTCGATCAAGCCGCGGATCGATCATTTGGACCGGCGAGCCAGCGGCCGAAAGATCACCGATATCGATCGACTGGGAAAACGAGTCGTGATCCATTTGGACGACGGCCAAGCGATCGTGATCGAACCGCGGATGAGCGGTTTGGTGCTGCTAGCCGATCCGCCGGGGATCGAGCATCTGCGGCTGAGGATCGAATTGACTGGCGTCACGCATCGCGAGCTGCTGTTCTGGGACCGCCGCGGACTGGGGACCGTTCGGCTGCTGTCGACCGAGGAATTGCGGGCGTTGGTCACCGAGCGACTGGGGCCCGACGCGCTGCAGATTTCGGCCGACCAGTTGCGCGGGGCGCTGCGAGCCAGCCGACGAGCGATCAAGGTGGCGCTGTTGGACCAAAGCGTGGTCGCCGGAATCGGTAACCTCTACGCCGCGGAGATCTTGCATTTGGCTGGCGTCGACCCGCGCACGCGGTGCGATCAGTTGAGCGGCCCGCAGTGGCAGCGGATCCAAGCGGCGATCGGCCAAATCCTGGAGACCGCGATCCGGCACGAGGGATCAACTCTTTCGGATGGCACCTACCGCAACGCGCTCAACGATCCGGGGAATTACCAGAGCCAGCACCAGGTTTACGATCGGGCCGATCAAATGTGTTACCGCTGCGATCGAGGGCCGATCACCCGCATCGTGCAAGCTCAACGCAGCACGTTTTATTGCCCCACGTGCCAGCAGAAACGCGGCCTGCACGAATCGTTGGCCGATTATCGATCCTAG
- a CDS encoding ThuA domain-containing protein, with product MSGRATAAEPLRALLVTGGCCHDYENQIKILQAGLGKHLKIDWTVEQYDEKRDRKANVYTKPKWAESFDVIIHNECFGGVTDGEFVESIVAEHVRSGVPAVVIHCSMHSYRNAPTADAWRGLIGVTSKRHEKAKRSLKVVAREAEHPILEGFPSPWSTPNGELYIIERSWPNTQVLASAYSDEEKADQPVVWTNTYKGVRVFGTTLGHHNETMQDDVWLNLTAKGIQWATTPDAQ from the coding sequence GTGAGTGGTCGCGCCACTGCCGCCGAACCGCTGCGTGCGTTGCTAGTCACCGGCGGTTGTTGCCACGATTACGAAAACCAAATCAAAATCTTGCAAGCTGGATTGGGCAAGCATCTGAAGATCGATTGGACCGTCGAACAATACGATGAGAAACGCGACCGGAAGGCTAACGTTTACACCAAGCCGAAGTGGGCGGAATCGTTCGACGTGATCATCCACAACGAATGCTTCGGTGGCGTGACCGATGGCGAATTTGTCGAGAGCATCGTCGCCGAACACGTCCGGTCCGGTGTCCCCGCCGTCGTCATCCACTGCTCGATGCACTCGTATCGCAACGCTCCCACCGCAGACGCTTGGCGTGGATTGATCGGTGTGACATCGAAGCGGCACGAAAAGGCAAAGCGCAGTCTGAAGGTGGTCGCTCGCGAAGCGGAGCATCCGATTCTCGAAGGCTTCCCCAGCCCCTGGTCGACTCCCAATGGCGAGCTGTACATCATCGAACGTTCGTGGCCGAACACTCAAGTTCTGGCGTCGGCGTACAGCGACGAGGAGAAAGCGGATCAACCGGTCGTCTGGACCAATACCTACAAAGGCGTTCGCGTCTTCGGGACCACGCTGGGACACCACAACGAAACGATGCAAGACGATGTCTGGTTGAACCTGACAGCCAAAGGCATCCAATGGGCAACCACCCCCGACGCGCAGTAG
- a CDS encoding CCA tRNA nucleotidyltransferase gives MTDSDQPLDPRERFARSVVQKLTDAGHIAYFAGGCVRDRILGLRPKDFDVATDATPDRIRELFGRRRTLAIGAAFGVVSVLGRKGAGEDPIEVATFRSDGDYSDGRRPDSVVFSSPEHDAQRRDFTINGLFYDPIAGRVIDFVDGRSDLQAGVLRAIGDPDARICEDKLRMLRAVRMATVFGFAIESATRDALHRHAAEIDVVSNERVGAEMRRLLAATAAFDGLATLRETRISDVVFPQLAEIWDAEIRQADLPAEIAAPATTGAGLMSKLLVARREYDFVSGLIVCLLAIKWSGGDSGDALRRIADLWRLSNEETARAAFALESLPTVLQADRQPWSIVQPVLAARYAGDAVTLAETVTRALDLPGDAVAAARQRLGWDRDRLDPPALLSGNTLQKLGLTPGPGFREILQDVRARQLDGLLNDAQTAAQYVSATYL, from the coding sequence GTGACCGACTCCGACCAGCCGCTTGACCCTCGCGAACGCTTCGCCCGCAGCGTCGTGCAAAAACTAACCGATGCCGGCCACATCGCCTACTTCGCCGGCGGCTGCGTCCGCGACCGGATCCTCGGTCTGCGGCCCAAGGATTTTGACGTCGCCACCGACGCCACGCCCGATCGAATTCGCGAACTCTTCGGTCGACGGCGAACGCTGGCGATCGGGGCCGCCTTTGGAGTGGTCAGTGTATTGGGTCGCAAAGGTGCCGGGGAAGACCCGATCGAAGTCGCGACCTTCCGCAGCGATGGCGATTACAGCGACGGCCGCCGCCCCGATTCGGTGGTATTCAGTTCTCCCGAACACGATGCCCAACGTCGCGACTTTACGATCAACGGGCTGTTCTACGATCCGATCGCCGGCCGCGTGATCGATTTCGTCGACGGACGCAGCGATCTCCAGGCGGGCGTGCTGCGGGCGATTGGCGATCCCGACGCCCGGATCTGCGAAGACAAGTTGCGGATGCTGCGAGCCGTCCGGATGGCGACGGTATTCGGTTTTGCTATCGAATCGGCAACCCGCGACGCGCTCCATCGTCATGCCGCCGAAATCGATGTCGTCAGCAACGAGCGGGTCGGCGCCGAGATGCGGCGTCTGTTAGCCGCGACCGCCGCCTTCGATGGGCTCGCGACCCTCCGCGAGACACGGATCAGCGACGTCGTCTTTCCCCAGCTAGCTGAAATCTGGGACGCGGAGATTCGTCAAGCGGATCTGCCGGCGGAGATCGCCGCCCCGGCAACGACTGGGGCAGGGCTGATGTCAAAACTATTGGTGGCGCGGCGCGAGTATGACTTCGTCTCGGGATTGATCGTTTGTCTGTTGGCGATCAAGTGGAGCGGCGGTGATTCGGGCGATGCGCTCCGTCGAATCGCCGACTTGTGGCGATTGTCGAACGAAGAGACGGCGCGAGCTGCGTTTGCATTAGAGAGTTTGCCGACGGTGCTGCAAGCCGATCGCCAGCCCTGGTCGATCGTGCAACCAGTCCTCGCGGCTCGCTACGCTGGCGATGCCGTCACGCTGGCTGAAACCGTCACCCGCGCGTTGGATCTTCCGGGCGACGCGGTCGCCGCCGCGCGGCAGCGACTCGGATGGGATCGCGACCGGCTCGATCCGCCTGCGCTACTCAGCGGCAACACGCTGCAGAAACTGGGACTCACCCCGGGCCCAGGATTTCGCGAGATCCTGCAAGACGTGCGGGCTCGGCAATTGGACGGTCTGTTGAACGATGCCCAAACGGCGGCTCAATACGTGAGCGCTACCTATTTATGA
- a CDS encoding tetratricopeptide repeat protein codes for MLPFLLALTLLQPVKTIGQWEGEGYRALRDGNLDRVAEIAKKIEDQHPASFSAAMARGSLLLRAGMAKEALIAFDEAAKLQPAQIPYMWQRGIAQYYAGEFVAGRRQFVVHREVNAHDVENAVWHYMCVARVEGVDAARREYLPAPGDSRVPLQEVYDLFAGTATIQTVTDAIDAIPAQSRGAASAQFYGWLYLGMYEDAQGNLAEARKWLEKAVALKQTHYMADVANVHLQQVVARIEKPADK; via the coding sequence ATGCTTCCGTTTCTGCTTGCTCTGACGCTACTTCAGCCGGTGAAGACGATTGGCCAGTGGGAGGGCGAAGGCTATCGAGCTCTCCGCGACGGAAATCTCGACCGCGTCGCGGAAATTGCCAAAAAAATCGAGGATCAGCACCCCGCATCCTTCTCCGCAGCGATGGCCAGAGGCAGTCTGTTGCTGCGAGCCGGGATGGCCAAAGAAGCGCTGATCGCTTTCGACGAAGCCGCCAAGCTGCAGCCGGCCCAGATCCCTTACATGTGGCAACGCGGGATCGCTCAATATTATGCGGGAGAGTTTGTTGCCGGGCGTAGACAGTTTGTCGTTCATCGCGAAGTGAACGCCCACGATGTCGAAAACGCTGTCTGGCATTACATGTGTGTCGCTCGCGTCGAAGGTGTCGACGCCGCTCGCCGCGAATACCTGCCCGCCCCGGGTGATTCTCGAGTCCCGCTGCAGGAGGTTTACGACCTGTTCGCCGGGACGGCCACGATCCAAACCGTCACCGACGCAATCGATGCGATCCCAGCCCAGTCTCGCGGCGCCGCGTCGGCTCAGTTCTACGGCTGGCTGTACCTGGGAATGTACGAAGATGCTCAAGGCAATCTGGCCGAGGCGCGGAAGTGGCTCGAAAAAGCTGTCGCCTTAAAGCAGACCCACTACATGGCCGATGTCGCCAACGTCCACCTGCAACAGGTTGTCGCTCGGATCGAGAAGCCGGCGGATAAATAG
- a CDS encoding sigma-54-dependent transcriptional regulator, giving the protein MTLNPKLLLVDDDRRLAESMADWLRFQQFNVDQAHSLAGGRRAIQEQTYDLMLLDLRLEDGDGFALIAETKRRQPDCAILVLTGYATPNTAIEAVQAGAFDLLTKPLVDEELSHALERALAQQNIQAENEKLRAQLDSRFGLEHILSHDYRMLKIFDVIDSVADARASVLITGENGTGKSMIARAVHKRSNRRNNPFVEVACGALPDNLLESELFGHVIGSFTGATTNKVGKFKQADGGTIFLDEIGTASQAFQVKLLRVLQELQFEPLGGTETETVDTRVILATNENLAQAVSSGQFRQDLFYRVNVINIELPALRERSGDVPLLVDHFLREVCETTGRDVQGFDRDALAILQSYAWPGNVRELENVVERAVLLARDSVLTRNDLPPHLLSSSSNPRTASDSFDSPSTLSSDSGSGQTLREALEEPERRIILESLRLHNWNRAATADTLGVNRTTLYKKMKRLGLDDPRLQFMGAEAR; this is encoded by the coding sequence ATGACCTTGAATCCCAAGTTGCTGTTAGTCGACGACGATCGACGTCTTGCCGAATCGATGGCCGACTGGCTGCGGTTCCAACAATTCAACGTCGACCAAGCCCATTCGTTGGCCGGCGGTCGCCGTGCGATTCAGGAACAGACCTACGATCTGATGCTCTTGGATCTACGTCTGGAAGACGGGGATGGTTTTGCATTAATTGCCGAAACCAAACGCCGCCAGCCCGATTGCGCGATTCTCGTCCTGACGGGGTACGCGACCCCCAATACAGCGATCGAAGCGGTGCAAGCCGGCGCGTTCGATCTGTTGACCAAACCGCTCGTCGACGAGGAGCTGTCGCACGCGTTGGAACGAGCGCTTGCTCAGCAGAACATTCAGGCGGAAAACGAAAAGCTGCGAGCTCAGCTGGACAGCCGCTTCGGCTTGGAACATATCCTGAGCCACGATTACCGGATGCTGAAGATCTTCGACGTGATCGATAGCGTCGCCGACGCCCGAGCTTCGGTTTTGATCACCGGGGAAAACGGAACCGGTAAATCGATGATTGCCCGAGCCGTGCACAAACGCAGCAATCGCCGAAACAATCCCTTTGTCGAGGTCGCCTGTGGTGCCCTCCCCGACAATCTGCTCGAAAGCGAACTCTTCGGACACGTGATCGGTTCGTTTACCGGGGCGACGACCAATAAGGTCGGCAAGTTCAAACAGGCCGACGGGGGGACGATCTTCCTCGACGAGATCGGGACCGCGTCGCAGGCTTTTCAGGTGAAGTTGCTGCGTGTTTTGCAGGAACTGCAGTTCGAACCGCTCGGCGGGACCGAGACCGAAACCGTCGACACGCGGGTGATCTTGGCGACTAACGAAAACCTTGCCCAAGCTGTCTCCAGCGGCCAGTTCCGCCAGGATCTCTTTTATCGCGTCAACGTGATCAATATCGAACTGCCCGCTCTGCGAGAGCGATCGGGCGATGTGCCGCTGCTGGTCGACCACTTCCTTCGCGAAGTCTGTGAGACGACGGGCCGCGATGTGCAGGGTTTCGACCGCGATGCACTGGCGATTCTGCAGTCGTACGCCTGGCCGGGGAATGTTCGCGAGCTGGAAAATGTCGTCGAGCGGGCGGTGTTGCTAGCACGCGATTCGGTCCTGACGCGAAACGATCTGCCACCGCATCTGTTGTCCAGTTCTTCGAACCCGCGGACGGCAAGCGATAGCTTCGATTCTCCAAGCACCCTTTCGAGCGATTCCGGCAGCGGGCAGACGTTGCGCGAAGCGTTGGAAGAACCCGAGCGACGGATCATCCTGGAATCGCTCCGTTTGCATAACTGGAATCGGGCCGCAACGGCCGACACGTTGGGCGTGAATCGGACGACTTTGTACAAAAAAATGAAAAGACTTGGGCTCGACGATCCCCGCTTGCAATTTATGGGTGCCGAAGCCCGCTGA